In Limisalsivibrio acetivorans, one genomic interval encodes:
- the bioA gene encoding adenosylmethionine--8-amino-7-oxononanoate transaminase, whose product MKSPTNIWHPCTQMKDVEKHPLLEIERGRGIYLYDKNGKSYIDAVSSWWVNLFGHANPRLNEALSRQAQKLEHVIFAGTTHPAAEELTERLLRITPEGLTKVFFADNGSSAVESAMKMSYGYRFNTGEREKNRFAYITNGYHGETLGALSVCDEELYTTLYGPIMMDNLCVPGPDCTRCPYNKERHTCSAECFERSEKALRENAERLTAILVEPLLQCAGGFRMYPPVYLQKLRTLTKELNIHLIFDEIAAGFGRTGTMFALEQPGVTPDLLCLSKGITSGYMPLSVVMATDEIYYSFYDDYETLKAFMHSHSYTGNPLACALAVETLKIFEDENVIENNKDKYGHMRNLIEEAFKGHPNVGEIRHVGFVSAVELVQDRDKMIPFDWKDRTGFQIYRQAVKRGALLRNIGDTMYFMPPYVINKEQITTLVGIAEESLKEVLG is encoded by the coding sequence ATGAAGAGCCCTACGAATATATGGCACCCCTGCACCCAGATGAAGGATGTGGAGAAGCACCCCCTGCTCGAGATCGAGAGAGGGCGTGGAATCTATCTCTACGACAAGAACGGAAAAAGCTATATAGATGCCGTATCCTCATGGTGGGTAAATCTTTTCGGACACGCCAACCCAAGACTCAACGAGGCTCTCAGCCGTCAGGCTCAGAAGCTTGAGCATGTTATCTTCGCCGGAACGACCCACCCCGCTGCGGAAGAACTCACAGAAAGACTGCTCAGAATCACCCCCGAAGGGCTTACCAAGGTTTTCTTTGCGGACAACGGAAGCTCCGCTGTGGAATCAGCAATGAAGATGAGCTACGGATACCGCTTCAACACCGGCGAAAGGGAAAAGAACCGCTTCGCATATATAACAAACGGCTACCACGGCGAAACACTCGGTGCGCTCTCCGTCTGCGATGAGGAGCTCTACACAACCCTATACGGACCGATAATGATGGACAACCTCTGCGTTCCCGGGCCGGACTGCACAAGATGCCCCTACAATAAAGAACGCCACACTTGCAGTGCGGAGTGCTTCGAACGCTCCGAAAAGGCGCTTCGTGAGAATGCGGAGAGGCTTACTGCGATCCTTGTGGAGCCTCTTCTCCAGTGTGCAGGGGGCTTCAGGATGTATCCTCCCGTATACCTTCAGAAGCTCCGAACACTGACTAAAGAGCTTAATATCCATCTCATTTTCGATGAGATAGCTGCTGGCTTCGGACGAACTGGAACGATGTTCGCCCTCGAACAGCCCGGCGTAACACCGGATCTGCTCTGCCTCAGCAAGGGGATAACCTCGGGCTATATGCCCCTAAGCGTAGTAATGGCCACCGATGAGATCTACTACTCATTCTACGACGACTACGAAACACTCAAAGCCTTCATGCACAGCCACAGCTATACAGGCAACCCCCTCGCCTGCGCACTTGCCGTTGAAACGCTGAAGATATTCGAGGATGAGAATGTCATAGAGAACAACAAGGATAAGTACGGGCATATGCGAAACCTCATAGAAGAGGCGTTCAAGGGGCATCCTAACGTGGGAGAGATTCGTCATGTCGGCTTCGTTTCCGCCGTGGAGCTTGTGCAGGACAGGGACAAGATGATCCCATTTGACTGGAAGGATAGGACAGGTTTTCAAATTTACCGTCAGGCGGTTAAGCGTGGCGCCCTGCTGAGGAATATCGGGGATACGATGTACTTCATGCCACCGTATGTTATAAATAAGGAACAGATAACCACGCTGGTGGGTATAGCTGAGGAATCATTGAAAGAGGTACTCGGATGA
- the bioD gene encoding dethiobiotin synthase produces the protein MKLFISGSNTGVGKTIFSALLARQMMQKGLHTVYIKPVQTGYPADDDAAFVKKFAGLADDRALTLYTAEPPVAPCLCFERFPLEQVVDAVDSMKCDCLIVEGAGGIAVPLDYEQMTYEIPRQCGLEVITVLPDRLGCVNEAVLNREFMDSQGLEFHGFALNRHFSSSPNDSENAGIIEKLMPGSIRYLFSDTLSGY, from the coding sequence ATGAAGCTTTTCATAAGCGGCTCAAACACTGGCGTTGGTAAAACGATATTCTCCGCCCTGCTTGCCAGACAGATGATGCAGAAAGGGCTTCACACCGTATACATAAAGCCTGTGCAGACGGGATACCCCGCCGATGATGATGCGGCCTTCGTTAAGAAGTTCGCAGGATTGGCCGATGACAGAGCACTTACGCTCTACACAGCGGAGCCGCCGGTGGCACCATGCCTGTGTTTCGAGAGGTTCCCCCTTGAGCAGGTTGTGGACGCCGTTGACTCTATGAAATGCGACTGTCTTATTGTGGAAGGAGCCGGCGGGATCGCCGTTCCTCTGGATTATGAGCAGATGACCTATGAGATCCCTAGGCAGTGCGGGCTTGAGGTTATTACAGTCCTGCCCGACAGGCTCGGCTGTGTGAACGAGGCCGTTTTGAACAGAGAGTTCATGGACAGCCAGGGGCTGGAGTTCCACGGTTTCGCCCTTAACAGACATTTCAGTTCAAGCCCCAACGACAGCGAAAACGCCGGGATCATTGAGAAACTGATGCCCGGCTCCATACGCTATCTTTTCAGCGACACCCTAAGCGGATATTAG
- a CDS encoding aminotransferase class I/II-fold pyridoxal phosphate-dependent enzyme yields MREKIAKKLEKIKKDGRFREIPEMQSGAGRFILKGERMLLNLGSNNYLGLSERKELVSEAVSAVQAFGCSSGASRVVTGNYSLYGDLERETAIFKNTEDALVINTGFTANLLIMSSLADRNTVVFSDKLNHASIIDGIRMSGAKHVRYRHNDMDDLALLMEKYSAVEDKILITDTVFSMDGDCADLVRIVELCREHGVFLIVDEAHATGVFGEGRGYAHHLGLASEIDLHMGTFSKALGSFGAYIAGDRLILDYLRNTGRAFIFTTSLPPAVIGADFAALSWVMNNPEAGGVLLEKSSDLRNVLQGMGFDTAESATQIIPVIIGGNEDTLRMRERLEELDIAVGAVRPPTVPEGSARLRLSMRLDLTEEDLDRIKDAFGRL; encoded by the coding sequence ATGAGAGAGAAGATAGCAAAAAAACTGGAAAAAATCAAAAAAGACGGGCGTTTTCGTGAAATTCCCGAGATGCAGTCAGGGGCAGGGCGGTTTATCCTCAAGGGTGAGCGGATGCTTCTTAATCTCGGCTCCAATAACTACCTGGGGTTGTCTGAGCGAAAAGAGCTGGTTAGCGAGGCTGTTAGCGCAGTTCAGGCCTTTGGGTGCTCCAGCGGTGCATCAAGGGTTGTTACAGGGAATTACTCCCTATACGGTGATCTCGAGCGTGAGACTGCTATCTTCAAAAACACAGAGGATGCCCTTGTAATCAATACAGGATTTACGGCGAACCTGCTTATTATGTCCTCCCTTGCGGATAGAAACACCGTCGTGTTTTCTGATAAATTGAATCATGCCAGTATAATAGATGGCATACGCATGAGCGGTGCGAAGCATGTGCGATACCGCCATAACGACATGGACGACCTTGCCCTCCTCATGGAAAAATACTCTGCAGTTGAGGATAAGATCCTCATAACGGATACTGTCTTCAGTATGGACGGCGACTGTGCCGATCTCGTACGGATAGTTGAGCTCTGCAGGGAGCACGGCGTGTTTCTTATCGTTGATGAGGCCCACGCTACCGGGGTTTTTGGCGAGGGTAGGGGCTATGCCCATCATCTCGGCCTCGCCTCGGAGATAGACCTTCACATGGGCACGTTCAGCAAGGCACTTGGCTCCTTCGGCGCATATATAGCCGGTGACAGGCTTATCCTCGATTATCTGCGCAACACGGGCCGAGCCTTCATATTCACCACATCCCTCCCCCCAGCAGTGATTGGGGCTGATTTTGCCGCCCTCAGCTGGGTCATGAACAATCCGGAAGCGGGGGGAGTTCTCCTCGAAAAGAGCTCAGATCTCCGTAATGTACTTCAAGGGATGGGCTTTGATACGGCTGAATCCGCCACGCAGATCATCCCTGTAATCATCGGAGGGAATGAGGATACTCTCAGGATGCGTGAGCGGCTTGAGGAGCTAGATATTGCGGTGGGTGCTGTTCGTCCCCCCACAGTGCCGGAGGGTTCTGCAAGGCTCAGGCTCTCCATGCGACTCGACCTCACCGAAGAGGATCTGGACAGAATAAAAGATGCCTTCGGGAGACTCTGA